In Bos mutus isolate GX-2022 chromosome 2, NWIPB_WYAK_1.1, whole genome shotgun sequence, one DNA window encodes the following:
- the LOC102285827 gene encoding dynein light chain 1, cytoplasmic-like: protein MRNAPRLQLRPPLYTGVSLTSPSARRPLQSASPCSLVTMCDRKAEIKNNDMSKEMQQDLVECATQALERYNIEKDIVAHIKKEFDKKYNPTWHCIVGRNFGSYVTRETKHFIYLGQVAILLFKSG from the coding sequence ATGAGAAATGCGCCAAGGCTTCAGCTGCGACCCCCTCTCTACACAGGTGTGAGCCTCACCAGCCCCTCCGCCAGGAGACCGTTGCAGTCGGCCAGCCCCTGCTCCTTGGTAACCATGTGTGACCGAAAGGCTGAGATCAAGAACAACGATATGTCTAAGGAGATGCAACAGGACTTGGTGGAGTGTGCTACTCAGGCATTGGAGAGATATAATATAGAGAAGGACATTGTGGCCCATATCAAGAAGGAGTTCGACAAGAAGTACAACCCCACCTGGCACTGCATCGTGGGGAGGAACTTCGGTAGTTATGTGACACGTGAAACCAAACACTTCATCTACTTGGGCCAAGTGGCCATTCTCCTGTTCAAATCTGGTTAA